In Leptolyngbya sp. SIO1E4, one DNA window encodes the following:
- the sufD gene encoding Fe-S cluster assembly protein SufD — translation MAIQVSNTDMPTLGSRREQREAYLKTLLATLQGNMTDPLTFPAVRSKAEALLKEHTFPSTKQEAWRFTDLTPMLSVPFEASAASLEVETSTLSAVQMPEAGARLVLVNGQFSAALSDVEALPAGVVVGSLTDLDTGAMQASLAARFAQAAGGHEIFTALNTVGFQDAAVVWVPPNQVIEAPIQVVYLSIDQATPTITCPRCLVVAESGSVLTLVEDFWGPGTQDQFNNSVTEIWADENAQVTHVRLQREGAGTFHIGKTTVTQGGGSRYLSTAVTLGARLSRHNLEVYQTGAQTDTKLYGLTAIADTQLADTHSLVAFNHPHGTAEQLHKCIMDGQSHAVFNGQIWVPQNAQMTNASQLNRNLLLSGKARVDTKPELDIVADNVKCAHGATVSQLDANEVFYLQSRGISAEAAQRLLIYGFAMDIIDRIPVPTLQEMLTATVTQWTR, via the coding sequence ATGGCGATTCAGGTTTCTAACACAGACATGCCCACACTCGGTAGCCGCAGAGAGCAGAGAGAGGCTTACTTAAAAACGCTGCTGGCCACTCTCCAGGGGAATATGACTGATCCCCTCACTTTCCCAGCGGTACGGTCAAAAGCCGAGGCACTCCTGAAGGAGCACACGTTTCCGTCTACGAAGCAAGAAGCGTGGCGCTTTACGGATCTAACCCCCATGTTGTCAGTGCCTTTTGAGGCCAGTGCAGCGTCCCTTGAGGTGGAGACGAGCACCCTATCAGCGGTGCAAATGCCTGAGGCCGGAGCCCGATTAGTCTTGGTCAATGGCCAGTTCAGTGCAGCGCTCTCTGATGTAGAGGCTCTGCCTGCTGGGGTGGTGGTAGGTAGCCTCACTGATCTCGATACAGGGGCAATGCAAGCCTCTTTAGCGGCCCGCTTTGCCCAGGCGGCTGGGGGCCATGAGATATTTACAGCCCTGAATACTGTGGGCTTTCAAGATGCCGCAGTTGTGTGGGTACCTCCGAATCAAGTGATTGAGGCACCGATTCAGGTCGTTTATCTATCGATTGACCAGGCAACCCCAACCATTACCTGTCCCCGGTGTTTGGTGGTCGCCGAGTCAGGGAGTGTCTTAACCCTGGTGGAAGACTTCTGGGGGCCAGGGACGCAGGATCAGTTTAATAACAGCGTGACAGAAATTTGGGCCGATGAGAATGCTCAGGTGACCCACGTGCGCCTGCAGCGAGAGGGGGCTGGAACCTTCCACATTGGCAAGACCACAGTGACCCAGGGGGGCGGTAGCCGCTATCTCAGTACGGCGGTGACCTTGGGCGCACGTCTTTCTCGTCACAATTTAGAGGTGTATCAAACCGGCGCCCAGACTGATACAAAGCTGTATGGGTTAACGGCGATCGCCGATACCCAACTGGCTGATACCCACAGCCTCGTTGCCTTTAACCACCCGCACGGAACTGCTGAGCAGCTCCATAAGTGCATTATGGACGGGCAATCCCACGCTGTCTTCAACGGCCAAATTTGGGTGCCTCAGAATGCCCAGATGACGAATGCCAGCCAGCTCAACCGCAACCTGCTGTTGTCTGGCAAGGCTCGGGTGGATACCAAACCTGAGCTGGACATCGTGGCCGATAACGTCAAGTGCGCCCACGGGGCTACCGTGAGCCAGCTCGACGCCAACGAGGTATTTTACCTCCAGAGTCGAGGCATTAGTGCCGAAGCCGCTCAGCGGCTGTTGATTTATGGGTTTGCGATGGACATTATCGATCGCATTCCAGTTCCCACTTTGCAAGAAATGCTGACGGCAACTGTAACCCAATGGACACGGTAG
- a CDS encoding fasciclin domain-containing protein, producing MKGLTAFASALTAAGLLFAVPTAAYADAHTATEQTSNTIAGIASTNDSFDVLTALLKRAELVGVLNGDTEFTVFAPTDAAFGRLPAGTIESLFQPENKALLATVLTYHVVPGSIRSTDLSAGSVDSVAEIPLDIAVSPGVTVNSANVVEADIEASNGIIHVIDQVLLPPQ from the coding sequence ATGAAAGGATTGACTGCCTTTGCCAGCGCCTTAACAGCTGCAGGTTTACTGTTTGCTGTGCCCACAGCAGCCTATGCCGATGCGCATACGGCAACAGAGCAAACCAGCAACACCATTGCTGGCATTGCCTCAACGAATGATTCTTTTGATGTTTTAACCGCCCTTTTGAAGCGGGCTGAACTCGTCGGTGTCCTCAATGGAGACACCGAGTTCACCGTTTTTGCCCCCACCGATGCCGCCTTCGGTCGGCTACCGGCTGGGACCATCGAGAGCCTGTTTCAGCCAGAGAATAAAGCTTTATTGGCAACCGTGCTCACCTACCACGTGGTGCCAGGCAGCATTCGGTCTACTGACCTCTCAGCGGGTAGTGTGGACTCTGTGGCAGAGATACCGTTAGATATCGCCGTCAGCCCTGGGGTCACGGTGAACAGTGCCAACGTGGTAGAAGCTGATATTGAAGCCAGCAACGGCATCATCCACGTCATTGACCAGGTACTTTTACCTCCCCAATAG
- the sufC gene encoding Fe-S cluster assembly ATPase SufC, producing MINENSEVILSVHDLHATVDGAEILKGVNMEVKAGEIHAIMGLNGSGKSTFSKVLAGHPDYEVTQGEVRFKGEEILALEPHERATAGVFLAFQYPLEIPGVSNRDFLRVAFNAHRKAQGEDEMDVFDFDDLIEEKLEVVKMDAAFLDRSVNEGFSGGEKKRNEILQMALLEPTLAILDETDSGLDIDALKTVANGVNQLTTPNNAVVMITHYQRLLNYIVPDYVHVMAEGRIITTGGKELAEQLEAHGYEDILAAHQVEVAV from the coding sequence ATGATTAACGAAAACAGTGAAGTGATTCTCTCCGTGCATGACCTCCACGCCACCGTCGATGGCGCGGAAATCTTGAAGGGGGTCAACATGGAAGTAAAAGCAGGCGAAATTCACGCCATCATGGGCCTCAATGGGTCGGGCAAGAGTACCTTTTCTAAGGTCTTGGCGGGGCACCCCGACTATGAGGTGACGCAGGGAGAAGTCCGCTTCAAAGGAGAAGAGATTCTAGCGTTAGAGCCCCACGAGCGGGCTACGGCTGGCGTTTTCCTTGCCTTTCAATATCCGCTAGAGATTCCAGGTGTCAGCAACCGGGACTTCTTGCGGGTTGCCTTCAATGCTCACCGGAAAGCCCAGGGCGAAGACGAAATGGATGTCTTTGACTTCGACGACCTGATTGAAGAAAAGCTAGAAGTGGTAAAAATGGATGCGGCCTTTTTAGACCGCAGCGTCAACGAAGGCTTTTCTGGCGGCGAGAAAAAGCGCAATGAAATTTTGCAAATGGCTTTGCTAGAACCAACCCTTGCCATTCTGGATGAGACCGATTCTGGCTTAGATATTGATGCCCTGAAGACGGTGGCGAATGGGGTTAACCAGTTAACAACCCCAAATAACGCCGTTGTCATGATTACGCACTATCAGCGCCTGCTGAACTACATCGTGCCAGATTACGTTCATGTCATGGCAGAGGGCCGCATCATTACGACTGGCGGCAAAGAACTGGCAGAGCAGTTAGAAGCCCATGGCTACGAAGACATCCTGGCAGCCCATCAGGTGGAGGTTGCAGTGTAA
- a CDS encoding SRPBCC family protein: protein MTDWLEHSVLVEVDVPIDLVWSLWSDLEQMPRWMKWIESVSILPEDPDLSRWKLASGNFEFTWLSRITKLVEHQVIQWESVDGLPNRGGIRFYDHKGNSSTVKLTVAYSIPSLLGKLMDNLFLGRIVESTIQADLNRFRDYAMAAKQQQTQQL, encoded by the coding sequence ATGACTGACTGGCTAGAGCACAGCGTATTGGTTGAGGTGGATGTTCCGATTGATCTGGTGTGGAGTTTGTGGTCAGACTTAGAGCAAATGCCCCGCTGGATGAAGTGGATTGAGTCAGTCAGCATCTTGCCAGAGGATCCGGATCTGTCCCGTTGGAAGCTGGCGTCTGGAAACTTTGAGTTTACCTGGCTGTCTCGCATTACTAAATTGGTAGAGCACCAGGTCATTCAATGGGAGTCTGTTGATGGCCTGCCCAACCGAGGGGGCATTCGGTTTTACGACCACAAGGGCAACAGCAGCACGGTAAAACTCACGGTGGCTTACTCAATCCCCAGCCTTCTGGGTAAGCTAATGGATAATCTATTTTTAGGGCGCATCGTAGAATCCACAATTCAGGCGGATCTCAATCGGTTTCGCGATTATGCCATGGCCGCTAAGCAGCAGCAAACGCAACAACTGTAG
- a CDS encoding dienelactone hydrolase family protein — translation MVRRLLSRLRPWFASLFAITVGLVFVLQSCAGPDAPSANEPSGDEFTERMAQEHQDDEPIATDAALQAPAVEVTSQTVEYATVEGQPVTGFFSQPAETEAPLPGIIAIHEWWGLNDNIKAMTERLAGEGYSVLAVDLYGGQVVDQPDQARQLMQGVMQNLQPAEDNLLQAYDYLVNEQQASAVGSIGWCFGGAWSLNTGLLLPQDLDAVVIYYGQLETDPAILAPLEMPIAGFFGGQDQGIPIAMVETFEAALTELGKSAEIHIYEEADHAFANPSGTRYNPEAAADAWEKTTAFFAEALRDE, via the coding sequence ATGGTTCGTCGCCTTCTCAGCCGCTTACGCCCTTGGTTTGCCAGCCTGTTCGCCATTACCGTGGGGTTGGTCTTCGTCTTGCAATCTTGCGCAGGCCCAGATGCCCCTTCTGCCAATGAGCCCAGCGGCGACGAATTTACCGAGCGTATGGCTCAGGAACACCAGGACGACGAGCCGATCGCGACGGATGCTGCTCTCCAAGCCCCTGCCGTAGAGGTCACTTCCCAAACAGTTGAATATGCCACCGTGGAGGGTCAGCCCGTCACAGGCTTCTTCTCCCAGCCTGCTGAGACGGAAGCGCCACTCCCCGGCATTATTGCCATTCATGAATGGTGGGGGCTCAACGACAACATTAAGGCAATGACCGAGCGTTTGGCCGGTGAGGGGTACAGCGTCTTGGCGGTGGATCTGTATGGCGGACAGGTGGTTGACCAGCCCGATCAGGCCAGACAGCTCATGCAGGGAGTCATGCAAAACTTGCAACCCGCTGAGGACAATTTGTTGCAAGCCTATGACTACCTGGTGAATGAGCAACAAGCCTCTGCTGTCGGTTCCATTGGCTGGTGCTTTGGGGGTGCCTGGTCGCTGAATACGGGCCTGTTGTTGCCCCAAGATCTGGATGCAGTGGTGATTTATTACGGACAACTGGAGACTGATCCCGCCATTCTGGCTCCGCTGGAAATGCCGATCGCGGGGTTCTTTGGAGGGCAGGATCAGGGCATTCCGATCGCAATGGTAGAGACGTTTGAAGCAGCTCTTACCGAGCTGGGTAAATCCGCTGAAATTCATATCTATGAAGAGGCCGATCACGCCTTTGCTAACCCCTCGGGTACCCGCTATAACCCTGAAGCAGCAGCGGATGCCTGGGAGAAGACCACGGCATTTTTCGCCGAAGCGCTTAGAGATGAGTAG
- a CDS encoding NACHT domain-containing protein: MTGFEPLIGAATSGLTDLIKNIIEEQGSEWLKQADSDLGRNSTFNQAVRKYVQRSANRYGIVKVVCVGMNPPVKLEEIYTAVQLLPRPALRDDQSPQSLQAMFRESGRRGLNFQQTEKKQGLEVANQQQYLMVLGDPNVGKSIFLRKMGLEALRRIAIMEFPWQLPQALKPQKNYYVHECMPVMLECRQFSPRTLKIEAVIADEFKACGFPKPDEFTELLLKSGKLLILLDGLDEVPAEAFRYTITQVETLVDRYPDNRFIACCRTAAYRSRGVKRFKNMVVATFEGPQIERFIQNWFQKSQDIETDTAKRCWELLNSPDYKAARELAQTPLLLTLLCGFYEEFQDFPKKRHRIYGEALDVLLYQWAAEQRMQKGFMYQKFGADLELELLSEIAYTRFVDDQLFFPKQAILDQIRDFQGDIEDSPNLDANKVLQEIEVQQGILVERARDTYSFSHLTFQEYLTAKYIVDNQKVAQIVRANLTDERWREVFLLVAGLMPGKGGADDLLRSMEQSAQRFLTGETTRDLVAWADAATHNSPGQAKSAAKRTAALALALDLSRTRARTRALARARALDLARARALDHARARAFDHALARALDRPLAHAIDRARALDRARVLERAREYQRLGIFQPEEAERLIHTLETFQAQISGQEDPNKMQRNLANSIIKIWFNAINLNPDYLDLSKSEIDALENYFYALELMIRCKEAAVRVSLQVWGVIESRILTIPAN; this comes from the coding sequence ATGACTGGATTCGAGCCACTGATCGGAGCCGCCACTAGCGGCCTCACTGACCTAATTAAAAACATCATTGAAGAACAAGGCAGTGAGTGGCTGAAGCAGGCGGACAGTGATCTGGGTCGCAACAGCACCTTTAACCAGGCAGTGCGAAAATATGTGCAGCGCTCCGCGAACCGCTACGGCATTGTAAAGGTCGTCTGTGTGGGCATGAACCCTCCGGTCAAGCTGGAAGAGATCTACACCGCCGTCCAATTACTGCCGCGCCCTGCCCTGCGCGATGACCAATCACCCCAGTCGTTGCAAGCGATGTTTCGTGAGAGCGGCAGACGGGGGTTAAATTTTCAACAAACAGAGAAAAAGCAAGGGCTTGAAGTTGCCAATCAGCAGCAATATTTGATGGTGTTAGGCGACCCTAACGTCGGCAAATCCATATTTCTGAGAAAGATGGGGTTAGAGGCACTGCGACGCATCGCCATTATGGAGTTTCCCTGGCAGTTGCCCCAGGCTCTGAAGCCACAAAAAAATTACTATGTCCACGAATGCATGCCGGTGATGCTGGAATGCCGTCAGTTCAGCCCCCGTACTCTCAAAATCGAAGCGGTTATTGCCGACGAGTTTAAGGCCTGCGGTTTCCCAAAGCCCGATGAATTTACAGAACTGCTGCTGAAAAGTGGAAAGCTGTTGATACTGCTGGATGGTTTGGATGAAGTCCCGGCAGAGGCTTTTCGCTACACGATTACCCAAGTTGAGACGTTGGTAGATCGTTACCCCGACAACCGCTTCATTGCCTGCTGCCGGACTGCAGCCTATCGCTCTAGGGGGGTCAAGCGATTTAAGAACATGGTCGTGGCCACCTTTGAAGGCCCACAAATCGAGCGATTCATTCAAAACTGGTTTCAGAAATCGCAAGATATTGAAACCGACACCGCCAAACGCTGCTGGGAATTGCTGAATAGCCCAGACTATAAAGCGGCCCGAGAACTGGCCCAAACGCCGTTATTGCTCACGCTACTCTGTGGCTTCTATGAGGAATTTCAAGATTTTCCTAAAAAGCGCCATCGAATCTATGGCGAAGCTTTGGATGTGCTGCTGTACCAATGGGCCGCAGAGCAACGGATGCAGAAAGGATTCATGTATCAAAAGTTTGGAGCCGATTTAGAACTCGAACTTTTATCAGAAATCGCCTACACCCGCTTTGTGGATGACCAACTGTTTTTCCCAAAGCAAGCTATTTTAGATCAAATCCGAGACTTTCAAGGCGACATCGAAGATTCTCCCAACCTAGACGCGAACAAAGTACTGCAGGAAATTGAAGTACAGCAGGGGATTTTAGTTGAACGGGCTCGGGATACCTATTCTTTTTCCCATTTAACTTTTCAGGAATATCTCACCGCTAAGTACATTGTCGATAACCAAAAAGTGGCTCAAATTGTGCGCGCCAACCTCACAGACGAGCGCTGGCGTGAGGTGTTTTTATTGGTGGCAGGGCTGATGCCGGGCAAAGGAGGGGCAGATGACCTGCTGAGATCGATGGAGCAGTCGGCCCAACGCTTTTTAACGGGTGAAACAACAAGGGATTTGGTGGCATGGGCCGATGCGGCTACTCACAATTCCCCTGGTCAGGCTAAAAGTGCTGCCAAGCGAACCGCCGCTCTGGCCCTAGCCCTTGACCTTTCCCGTACCCGTGCCCGTACCCGAGCTCTTGCCCGTGCTCGCGCTCTAGATCTGGCCCGTGCCCGTGCCCTGGACCATGCACGTGCCCGTGCCTTTGACCATGCCCTGGCCCGTGCATTGGATCGTCCCTTGGCCCATGCAATAGATCGTGCCCGTGCCCTGGACCGTGCCCGTGTCTTGGAACGTGCCCGTGAGTACCAGCGGTTAGGAATTTTTCAGCCGGAGGAAGCTGAACGCTTAATTCATACGTTGGAAACCTTTCAGGCTCAAATTTCAGGGCAAGAAGATCCCAATAAAATGCAGCGTAATCTTGCTAACTCAATCATCAAGATCTGGTTTAATGCCATCAACCTAAATCCGGACTATCTAGATCTTTCAAAATCAGAGATAGACGCTTTAGAAAATTATTTCTATGCCCTTGAACTCATGATTCGCTGCAAAGAAGCTGCTGTGCGAGTCTCACTTCAGGTATGGGGAGTGATTGAGTCACGCATTTTGACCATCCCCGCTAACTAA
- a CDS encoding Na/Pi cotransporter family protein, with product MSRVLDPESRTQKSPVLQWLGVAFLVYLLIVAVGMIGAGFKSATGERAEELFAFATNPFLGLIVGTVATALIQSSSTVTSIIVGLVAGGLPVATAVPVVMGANIGTTITNTLVSLGHVRDKAEFKKAFAAATVHDFFNLLSVIIFLPLEILFHPLERMGLFLANAFVGGGSVSMKNLNVVKTVTKPVVGLFKAATHVLPAPFDGIVLILLGIGFIFLTITLIGKLLKVLMVGRAKDILHTAIGRGPIAGILAGTLITILVQSSSTTTSLMVPLAGTGVFGLAQVYPFTLGANIGTCVTALLAATAVSGTEAVPALEIAMVHLLYNLLGVIVIYGIPFLRKLPIVGADTLAAVASERKFLALAYIIAVFFLIPGILLGATALT from the coding sequence ATGAGTCGGGTCTTAGATCCAGAAAGTCGTACTCAGAAGAGCCCGGTCCTGCAATGGCTGGGGGTAGCTTTTTTAGTTTATTTATTGATTGTTGCCGTTGGCATGATTGGCGCAGGCTTTAAGTCGGCTACCGGTGAGCGGGCTGAAGAGTTATTTGCTTTTGCAACCAATCCCTTTTTAGGCCTGATTGTGGGCACCGTGGCAACAGCCCTGATTCAATCATCGAGTACAGTCACGTCAATTATCGTGGGATTAGTGGCCGGGGGGCTGCCGGTCGCCACCGCCGTGCCCGTGGTAATGGGGGCCAACATTGGGACAACCATTACCAACACCCTGGTGAGCCTGGGTCACGTTCGAGACAAAGCCGAGTTCAAAAAAGCCTTTGCAGCAGCTACGGTGCACGACTTTTTTAACCTGCTCAGCGTCATTATCTTTTTACCCCTCGAAATTCTATTTCACCCGCTAGAAAGAATGGGTTTGTTCCTCGCTAACGCCTTTGTAGGGGGTGGTTCAGTGAGTATGAAAAACCTGAACGTGGTAAAAACAGTGACTAAGCCAGTCGTCGGGCTATTTAAGGCTGCAACGCATGTCCTGCCAGCTCCCTTCGATGGCATTGTGTTGATTTTGCTGGGTATTGGGTTCATCTTTTTGACCATTACCCTGATCGGCAAACTGCTCAAAGTGCTGATGGTTGGCCGCGCTAAAGATATTTTGCATACCGCGATCGGACGTGGGCCCATTGCCGGTATTTTGGCCGGAACACTGATTACGATTTTGGTACAGTCTTCTTCGACCACCACAAGCTTGATGGTGCCATTGGCCGGAACCGGGGTTTTTGGCTTGGCTCAGGTTTATCCCTTTACGTTAGGGGCCAACATCGGCACCTGTGTGACTGCTCTGTTGGCGGCTACCGCCGTTTCTGGAACAGAAGCCGTGCCTGCCCTCGAGATTGCCATGGTACACCTGCTTTACAACCTGTTGGGGGTCATCGTCATTTACGGAATTCCCTTCCTGCGTAAGCTTCCCATCGTAGGGGCTGATACCCTGGCAGCTGTTGCCTCTGAGCGCAAGTTTTTGGCCTTGGCGTACATCATTGCCGTGTTTTTCCTAATCCCTGGCATTTTGCTGGGGGCAACAGCGCTGACCTAA
- the sufS gene encoding SufS family cysteine desulfurase, whose translation MTVAQELTLAAKVRADFPILHQEVNGYPLVYFDNAATSQTPKAVLDAIRHYYETDNANVHRGVHTLSARATEAYEGARDKLAAFVKAASRDEIVFTRNASEAINLVAYSWGMTQLQAGDEIILSVMEHHSNLVPWQFVAQRTGAVLKHVGLTETHELDMDQLRSLVSDKTKLIAVNHISNSLGCINPVAEIVALAKRYGAKVLIDACQSTPHMPLDVQVLGCDWLVASGHKMCGPTGAGFLYGKLDLLESMPPFLGGGEMIADVFLDHSTYAELPHKFEAGTPAICEAIALGAAVDYLSAIGLDKIAGYEHELTAYLYQQLNAIPQVKLYGPQPNADGSGRAALATFTVDGVHAQDLSTLLDQSGIAIRSGHHCTQPLHRVLGVNSTARASLYFYNTREEIDVFIAALKDTIDFFASVFDEDM comes from the coding sequence ATGACTGTCGCCCAAGAACTCACCCTCGCTGCCAAGGTTCGTGCTGACTTCCCGATTCTGCATCAGGAAGTAAACGGGTATCCCCTGGTTTATTTCGATAATGCCGCCACCTCCCAGACCCCCAAGGCGGTATTGGATGCGATTCGGCACTATTACGAAACGGATAATGCCAATGTCCATCGGGGCGTTCATACTCTGAGTGCGCGGGCAACAGAGGCCTATGAGGGAGCGCGGGACAAGCTGGCAGCCTTTGTGAAGGCGGCATCGCGAGATGAGATTGTGTTTACTCGCAATGCCAGTGAGGCGATTAATCTGGTGGCCTATTCCTGGGGCATGACCCAGCTACAAGCTGGGGATGAAATCATTCTCTCGGTGATGGAGCACCACAGTAACCTGGTTCCCTGGCAGTTTGTGGCGCAGCGGACGGGGGCAGTGTTGAAGCATGTGGGGCTAACGGAGACGCACGAGCTGGATATGGATCAGCTGCGATCGCTGGTTTCTGATAAGACCAAGCTGATTGCCGTTAATCACATCTCTAACAGTCTGGGCTGCATTAACCCGGTGGCTGAAATTGTGGCCCTGGCCAAGCGCTATGGTGCCAAGGTTCTGATCGATGCCTGCCAGAGCACACCTCATATGCCGCTGGATGTGCAGGTACTAGGCTGTGATTGGCTGGTGGCCTCCGGACACAAGATGTGTGGCCCGACGGGGGCTGGATTCCTCTATGGCAAGCTGGATTTGTTGGAGTCGATGCCGCCCTTCTTGGGTGGGGGTGAAATGATTGCCGATGTGTTTCTAGATCATTCCACCTATGCAGAACTCCCCCACAAGTTTGAAGCGGGAACCCCAGCGATTTGTGAGGCGATCGCCCTGGGGGCAGCGGTGGACTATCTGAGTGCGATCGGGCTAGATAAGATTGCAGGCTACGAACACGAGCTGACGGCCTACCTCTATCAGCAGCTGAACGCCATTCCCCAGGTTAAACTTTATGGCCCTCAACCGAATGCCGACGGTTCGGGACGGGCGGCACTGGCAACGTTTACGGTAGATGGCGTCCATGCCCAAGACCTCTCGACGCTGTTAGACCAATCGGGCATCGCGATCCGCTCTGGCCACCACTGCACACAACCCCTGCACCGGGTTTTGGGGGTGAATTCTACGGCGCGGGCCAGCTTGTATTTTTACAACACTCGGGAAGAGATTGATGTGTTCATCGCGGCGTTGAAGGACACGATCGATTTCTTCGCCAGCGTGTTTGATGAGGATATGTAG
- the zds gene encoding 9,9'-di-cis-zeta-carotene desaturase, producing the protein MRVAIVGAGLAGLSTAVGLADAGHEVEIFEARPFVGGKVGSWIDKDGNHVEMGLHVFFGCYYNLFELMKQVGAFQNLRLKEHVHTFINRGGITGALDFRFITGAPFNGLKAFFTTSQLSAVDKAMNAIALGTSPIVRGLVDFNGAMKTIRELDRISFADWFRSHGGSQGSLKRMWNPIAYALGFIDTENISARCMLTIFMFFAAKSEASVLRMLEGSPEEFLHQPILRYLTERGAKIHTRRGVREVLFEENGTTTHVTGLAVADGEATETITADAYVAACDVPGIKRLLPEPWRRWPEFDNIYKLDAVPVATVQLRFDGWVTELQDADARKQLDHAAGMDNLLYTADADFSCFADLALTSPSDYYREGQGSLLQLVLTPGDPFIKESNEAIAHHVLKQVHDLFPSSRELTMTWYNVVKLAQSLYREAPGMDLYRPHQVTPVSNFFLAGSYTQQDYIDSMEGATLSGKQAAKAILERMR; encoded by the coding sequence ATGCGGGTTGCGATTGTTGGGGCAGGGCTGGCAGGGCTATCAACAGCGGTTGGGTTAGCGGATGCGGGCCATGAGGTTGAAATCTTTGAGGCGCGGCCCTTTGTAGGGGGTAAAGTCGGTAGCTGGATTGATAAAGACGGCAACCATGTTGAAATGGGCCTCCATGTCTTTTTTGGCTGCTATTACAACCTGTTTGAATTGATGAAGCAAGTGGGTGCCTTTCAGAATTTACGTCTGAAGGAGCATGTCCATACCTTTATCAATCGAGGGGGCATCACTGGAGCGTTAGATTTCCGGTTTATTACGGGAGCGCCTTTCAACGGTTTAAAGGCTTTTTTCACCACCTCTCAGCTCTCAGCAGTTGATAAAGCCATGAATGCGATCGCCCTGGGCACCAGCCCTATTGTGCGCGGTTTGGTGGACTTTAATGGGGCCATGAAAACCATCCGCGAGTTAGATCGCATCAGCTTTGCCGATTGGTTTCGCAGCCATGGTGGTTCCCAGGGTAGCCTCAAGCGGATGTGGAATCCTATTGCCTATGCTTTGGGATTTATCGACACGGAAAACATTTCAGCCCGCTGCATGCTGACCATCTTTATGTTCTTTGCAGCAAAGAGTGAGGCGTCAGTTTTGCGGATGCTGGAGGGGTCCCCCGAGGAGTTTCTGCATCAGCCGATTCTGCGTTACCTGACCGAACGAGGGGCTAAAATTCACACCCGGCGCGGGGTTCGCGAAGTTTTGTTTGAAGAGAATGGCACAACTACCCACGTTACTGGGTTGGCCGTTGCCGATGGTGAGGCGACAGAAACCATCACCGCTGATGCCTATGTCGCCGCTTGTGATGTCCCAGGGATTAAGCGATTGCTGCCAGAACCCTGGCGACGCTGGCCTGAATTTGACAACATTTATAAGCTGGACGCAGTGCCGGTGGCTACGGTGCAACTCCGGTTCGACGGTTGGGTCACAGAACTGCAAGACGCCGATGCCCGCAAGCAGCTAGATCATGCCGCCGGGATGGATAACTTGCTCTACACTGCTGATGCTGACTTCTCCTGTTTTGCGGATTTGGCATTGACCAGCCCCAGCGATTATTATCGCGAGGGTCAGGGATCTTTGCTGCAATTAGTGCTAACACCTGGGGACCCGTTCATTAAGGAAAGTAATGAGGCGATCGCCCACCATGTTCTGAAGCAGGTGCATGACCTTTTCCCCTCTTCGCGGGAGTTGACCATGACCTGGTACAACGTGGTGAAGCTGGCCCAGTCGCTCTACCGGGAAGCCCCGGGGATGGATCTTTATCGCCCCCATCAAGTGACCCCTGTGAGCAACTTCTTCTTAGCGGGCAGCTATACTCAGCAAGACTACATCGATAGTATGGAGGGGGCAACCCTTTCGGGCAAGCAAGCCGCTAAGGCCATTTTGGAGCGCATGAGATAG